Below is a genomic region from Halobacterium sp. CBA1132.
CGAGGAGTCGCATACAGTCGGCTACACGGGCCACCCACCTAAACGTGGGTCAGAACTGCTGGTCGAGGAACGCCTCGACTTCCGGGTACGTCGGCGCGGTGCGCGCGCCCTCGGCCTGCGCGGCGAGCGCGCCGCAGGCGTTCGCGAACTCCAGCGCGCGCTCGTAGTCGTCCGGGTGGTCGAGGAGGACGGCGATGAAGCCGGCGGCGAAGGCGTCGCCGGCGCCCGTCGTGTCCACGGGGTCGACGTCGAAGCCGGGGTGTTCGAGGGACGCGTCGGGCGTGTGGACGGTCGCGCCCGCCGCGCCGTGTTTCACGACGACGACGCGGTCGCCGACCTCGGACTCGGCGTACGTGGCGTCCTCCTCCAGGATTTCGAGGGCTTCGCGGTCGTTGACGAAGAGGACGTCGCAGCGCTCGATGGTCGCCGCGTAGTCGCGCTCGTCCAGCCGGCGGCCCGGGTCGAACGAGACCGTCGCGCCGGCTTCGGCGGCGAGTTCCGCGATGCGCGTGGCGGTCTCGGGGCGCTGGCTGGTGAGGTGGACGTGGTCGGCGGCCCGGACGTAGTCGGCGTCGACGTCCGCGGGCGCGACGGCTTCGTTGGCGCCGTCGTTGCCGAGCACCATCACCTCGCCGTCGCCGTCCACGACGAGGTACTTCACGCTCGTCTCGGCGTCCTCGACGACGCGGAGGCCGTCGAGGTCGACGCCGACGCGGTCCAGTTCCCGGCGCGCGAGCAGGCCGTTCTCGTCGTCGCCGATGCTCCCGACGAGCCCGGTGTCGACGTCGAAGCCCGCGAGCGCGACCGCCGCGTTGGCGGCGCTGCCGCCCCCGGAGCGGCGCTGGGAGACGATGCGGGCTTCGCCGTCGGGTTCGGGGAGGGCGTCGACGCGGAGCGTGACGTCCCAGTTGACGTGGCCGGCGGCGACGACGCGAACCATGTGCCGGCGGTTGGGTCGGTCGCGCTAAAACCCTGCGGGATTCGCGGCGACGAACAGCAAGACGTTGTGCGCGCCCGGACCGAGGCCGACGGCGGTGACGACGGCGAGCAGGAGGTTGCCCTCCGCGGGGTCCTCGCGGACGTACTCCGCGAGCAAGAGAACGACAGCGGCACCGAGAGCGGTCTTCACGAGGACGAACAGCCAGCCGACGCCGATAACCGGGGCCGTCGGGAGTTCGGCGGCGGCGTGCATGATGGCGGCGGACAGCGGCGTCTGCTCGCCGAAGCCGAGCACGTCCACGCCGACGGCGGTGGAGGTGCCGTCGAGGACGTGCGCGAAGACGGCGAGCGCGCCCGCGCCACCGACGGCGGCGACGTCGTCCGGTCGCAGTTGCTCGACCACCCACCACGCGACGTGGCCGAGGACTGCGGCGGCGACGACAGCAGCGAGCGGCCACGCTAGCGTCAGCGTGTCGTGCGCGAGCGCGTAGCCGACGGCTGCTGCGGTGGGCGCGAGGGTGAGGACGCCACCAGTAGCCGCGAGCGCGAGCAGCGGCCGGGCGGTGCGGCGCGCGGCCAGCCACGTCGCGCCCGCGGCGGCGAACGTCGACGCGTAGACGATTGGGGAGCCGAAGAACGGAGCGATTGCGTCGGGGAACACGCCGAGCTGGAAACAGACGTACAGCGTCGACCCGAGCACCATCCACGGCCCGAACGCCAGCACCGTGCGGTCGGTGACCGGCGGCGACTCGCGGACGAGCAGCCAGCCGACGGCGACGACGGCGACGGCGACGACCGCGAGATACGGGAGCGACGGGAGCGCGAACCCGGAAGGCAGGACCATACCGGGAGGGTGGACGCGCCGCGTGAAAACCTTGTTATTCCTCCGCCCACGGCTCGCTGGTGCCCTCGCCGTACAGTTCCCGCATCAGCGTGACGATGCTCTCGGGCGGGAACTGGCCGCGCTCGGTGACGATGGCGTCGACGTACCGCGGCGGCGTCACGTCGAACGCGGGGTTCTCGACGTCCGGGTCCCCCATCTCCGCGCGCTCGTCGTCGCCGAGGACTTCGGTCTCGTCGCGCATCTCGATTTCGACGGTGTGGCCGGTGAGCGTGTCCGGGTGGAGTTTCAGCGTCTGCGCGGCGACCATCACGGGGACGCCGCGCTCGCGGGCGGAGACGGCGAGCATGCTGGTGCCGATTTTGTTGACGACGGAGCCGTCGGCGGCGATGGAGTCCGCGCCCACGAGCACGTGGTCGACGTCGTCGAGGTAGCGCCGCGCCGCGTTGTCCACGACTATCGTCACCGGGATGTCCCAGTCGCGGAGCTGTTCGGCGGTGATGTGGCCCTGCTTTCGCGGGCGGGTCTCCTTGACGATGGCCTCGATGTCCTTGCCGTCGTCGAGCGCGGCCTCGACGCACGCCAGCGCGTCCGTGGAGTGGCAGTGCGTCATGATGGTGTCGCCGTCCCGCAGGCGGTTCGCGCCGATGGCGCCGAGGTCGTCCTGCGCGCGGTCCAACTGGTCGCGGAACCGCTCGGCCGCCTCGACGGTGGCCGCGCGGAGGTCCGCCACGGAGTTGCCGTCGACCTCGTTGAGGACGTACCGGAGCGCGTTCGGTAGGCTGACCGCCGTCGGGCGAGTGTCCCGGAGGCGGCGCGCGGCCGCGCGGAGTTCCTTCCGGAATTCCGCGGGCGTGTCGGCGTCGCTGTCGCGGGCCTGCGCTTCCAGCGCCTCCGCAGCGGCGCGTGCGATGGTGGCGGCGCCCCGGACTTCCATCTCCGCGATGTCCTCGGCGGTGGTCTCGACCTCCGGTGCGAGCATGCCCGAGAAGAGTTGCCGCGGCCACCTAAGCGTTGGCGAAGCCGGCTACTCGTCGTCGACCTCGAACTGGCCGAGGAGGTCGTTGAGTTCCTCGACGCGGGCTTCGAGGTCGCCGGCGCGGTCGGCGACCTGCGTGACCGAGGCGGTCTGCTCCTCGGCGGCCGCGGAGACGTCTTGGGCCTCCTCGGCGGTCTTGTCGCTGAGGTCGCGGACCTCGTCGGCCATCGTGACGACCTCCTCGGTGGAGGCGGCCTGCTCGTCGGTCGCCTCGTTGATGGACTGCACGCTCGTGTTCGCGGTCTCGACGCGCTCGACGATGTCGTCAAGCGAGGACAGCGCGTCGTCGATGGTCTCGGTGCCGGTGTCGACGCGCTCGCCGAGTTCGTGCATGTCCTCGACGGTGTCGTCGACCTCCCCGCGGACGGACTCCACGAGGTCCGCGATTTCGGTGGCGGACTCCTTGGTCTCCTCCGCGAGGCTCTTGACCTCGTCGGCCACGACGGCGAACCCGTCGCCGTCTGTGTCGGCGTGGCTGGCCTCGATGTTCGCGTTCAGCGCGAGCATGTTCGTCTGGTCGGCGATGTCCGTGATGACATCGGTCACCTCGCCGATGGAGGAGACGGCGTCTTCGAGCGCTTCCACGCGCTCGATGGCGTCGTCGGCAGTCTCCTCGATGCGGTCCAGTTCCGCCATCGCGGCCTCCGCCTGCTCGGCGCCGCGCTCGCCCTCGGCGGCCGCCTTATCGACGGTCTGGGCGACGTCGTCCGCGCTCGCGGCGATTTCCTCGACGGTCGCGGACAGCGACGTCACCTCGTCGCCGACCTCGTCGAGGTTCTCGCGCTGGGTCTCCGCGCTCGCGGAGATGCCCTGCACGCTGTCGCTGACCTGCTCGCTGGCGTTCCGAATCTCGCCCGCGCTGGTGGCGACGTCGCGACTGGAGTCGTCGACGGCGTCGGCGATGTCGCGCACCTGCTGGATGGTGCCTTCGAGGTCGTCCATCATCTCGTTGAACGCGTCCGCGATGGCCTGCATCTCCTCGCTGTCGGCGTCCGGGTCGAGGCGACGCGTCAGGTCGCCGTCCGCGGTCGCTGCCATCTCCTCGCTGAACGCGTTGGCGGTCGCCTCCAGTTCGTCGTTGAGGCGCTCGGCCTCCTCGCGGGTCTGCTCGGCGTCCGCTCGCGCGGCCTCGATGTCCGTGATGAGGGTTTCGAGGCGCTCGTGCATCTCAGACAGCGAGTCGCCGAACGACCCGGGGAGGTCCTCGTCGAGCACGTCGTCGTCGAACTCCTGTGCGGCGAGGGCGTCCGCTTGGTCGGCGGCGGTCCGGAGGTACGACCGCATCGAGCGGAACGACCCGACGAGTTGGCCGACCTCGTCGGTGCGGCGGGTCTCGGGGAGGTCGGTGTCGAGGCGGCCGGCGGCGATGGCGTTCGCGCGCTCGGCGACTTCTTCGAGCGCGTTCGAGGTGCGCCGGCCGACGGTCAGCCCGACGGCGGCGACGCCGACGAGCGCGATGACGACGAGCGCGACGACGCTCGTGGTGACCTGCGACTGGAGCGCGTACGCGTCGCTGCGGGGGACGTGGTACGCGAGCACCCAGTCAGTGCCGACGACGGGCGTGTACGCCGTCGCGTACTTGCCGGCGTCCATGCCCGTGCGCTCGCTCACGACGCCGAACGTCGTGTCACCGGCGCGCGCGGTCTGGACGCCCTGCGGGAGCGCGCCGTCGCTGGTCGTGTACGGCTCAAGCAGTGCGCGGTTACGGTTGTCGAAGACGACGTCGCCGTCGCCGCCGACGACTTTCACGTCACCGGTAGCGGTCGGGGAGTTGAACGACTGCGAGCGCTCCGCCAGCGACGCGGTCAACACGACCGCGCGCCCGGACTCCCCGACGGCCGTGGAGAACGCGACAACGGGTTCGCTGCCTGCTTCGTAGGGTTCGGAGAGCGCGACGTCGTCGACACCCTCGCGAAGCGTGGACAGCCACGGCGTGTCGTCCGAGGAGAGCGTCGACCCCGCGCGGTCGTCGTCGGTGCTCGCGACGACTTCGCCCGCGGTCACGTCGACGTAGTGAATCGAGTACACGTCGGTCGGAAGCGTCGCGAACGTGCGTTCGAGGCGCGTGCTGACGTTCGCGTCGTCGCCTTCGAGGTCGTTCGCGATGAACCGCGTCGTGGCCTGCTTCTGACTCACCCAGTCGTTGAGCGCGGCGGCCTGCTGGTCGGCGATGCCGGAGACGTCGGCCTCCGTGTCGGCGCCGACGGTCTGCTGGGTCTGGAGGTGGACGACGCCGCCGGCGGCCGCGAGCACGAGAACGACGACCAGCAGGAGGACGTTGAACTTCAGCGCGTAGCTTCCGCGCACCCGGTCGGGGAGGTACTTCTCGAAGCGGCCGTCGATGCGGTCGCTCACTCGCCGTCACCCCCGAAGTACGAGCGCTGGAGCAACTCCAGTGTCTGTACGCTCCCGGAGTTGACGCGCTCGATGAGGTACGACGACAGCGGTTCGAGGTCCGCTTGGAGGTCGACGGCGCCCGAGGCCCCGCGGTAGTTCACTTCGCGACCGGCGTCGAACAGCGTGCTCGCGCGGTCGAACTGGCCGACCGTGACGGAGTGGCCGGTGCCGCCGGCGACGTCGCGCAGCGACTGCGCGATTGCCGTCGAGGAGACCTCGCTGGCGCGCTCGCCGGCCAGCGACGCGAGCATCGCGGCGTCGTAGGCGTTGGTCGTGTACGCCATCAGCGGCTGGAGGTCAGAGAGTTCGCGCTGGAGGCGCTGGGTGCCGACGGTGCGCGCGGACGCCACGGAGGGCGTGTACGTGCCCTCGTAGTTGTCGTCGGTGGCGTCCAGTGACATGCCGGCGCTGACGACGACGTCGCCGTCGTAGTCCGCGCCCACGAGTTCGTTCAGGACGGTCGCGGAGGGGCCGGGTGTTCCGACGAAGACGACCGCGTCGGGGTCGCCGCCGGTCGCGGCGTCGACCCGGGTCGTGGCGTTCGGCTCCGAGGGCGCGAACGGCACCGTCGCGCGGACGGTGGTGTCGGTCGCGTTCTCGATGCCGTCGACGAGCGCACTGCCGAACGCGTCGTCGACGTAGAGGATGGTGGCGTCCGCGGCGTCGGCGTACCGGGCGTCGTCGAGAATCTTCGCCATCGCGGTGGCCTGCTGGCGGTCGTTCGGGCACGTCCGCCCGAAGAACTTGGCGTCGTCGGTGCGGCCAGCGGACGCCAGCGACGGACTGGTGCTGGACGGGCTGATGAGCAGGACGCCGTCCTCGGCGGGGCGGTCGGCCAGCGACGCGGTGACGTTGCTGAGAACCGCGCCGACGATGGCGACGGCGCCGGCGTCGACGAGCGACTGGTAGGCGTCCTCGGCCGTCGCGGGGTCGGCGGCGGTGTCCGCGGACTCGTGGACGACGGTGCGACCGTGGATGCCGCCAGCGGCGTTGACGTGCTCGACGGCCGCGTCGATAGCGCGCTGGTGGTGGGAAGCGAACGTCGCGAGCGTTCCTGCGCCGGAGAGCGGGAGTAGTGAACCGATGGTCACGGGGTCGTCTTGGCCGCCGAGGCCGAGACAG
It encodes:
- a CDS encoding carbohydrate kinase family protein; its protein translation is MVRVVAAGHVNWDVTLRVDALPEPDGEARIVSQRRSGGGSAANAAVALAGFDVDTGLVGSIGDDENGLLARRELDRVGVDLDGLRVVEDAETSVKYLVVDGDGEVMVLGNDGANEAVAPADVDADYVRAADHVHLTSQRPETATRIAELAAEAGATVSFDPGRRLDERDYAATIERCDVLFVNDREALEILEEDATYAESEVGDRVVVVKHGAAGATVHTPDASLEHPGFDVDPVDTTGAGDAFAAGFIAVLLDHPDDYERALEFANACGALAAQAEGARTAPTYPEVEAFLDQQF
- a CDS encoding DUF63 family protein, translated to MVLPSGFALPSLPYLAVVAVAVVAVGWLLVRESPPVTDRTVLAFGPWMVLGSTLYVCFQLGVFPDAIAPFFGSPIVYASTFAAAGATWLAARRTARPLLALAATGGVLTLAPTAAAVGYALAHDTLTLAWPLAAVVAAAVLGHVAWWVVEQLRPDDVAAVGGAGALAVFAHVLDGTSTAVGVDVLGFGEQTPLSAAIMHAAAELPTAPVIGVGWLFVLVKTALGAAVVLLLAEYVREDPAEGNLLLAVVTAVGLGPGAHNVLLFVAANPAGF
- a CDS encoding ribose 1,5-bisphosphate isomerase; protein product: MLAPEVETTAEDIAEMEVRGAATIARAAAEALEAQARDSDADTPAEFRKELRAAARRLRDTRPTAVSLPNALRYVLNEVDGNSVADLRAATVEAAERFRDQLDRAQDDLGAIGANRLRDGDTIMTHCHSTDALACVEAALDDGKDIEAIVKETRPRKQGHITAEQLRDWDIPVTIVVDNAARRYLDDVDHVLVGADSIAADGSVVNKIGTSMLAVSARERGVPVMVAAQTLKLHPDTLTGHTVEIEMRDETEVLGDDERAEMGDPDVENPAFDVTPPRYVDAIVTERGQFPPESIVTLMRELYGEGTSEPWAEE
- a CDS encoding methyl-accepting chemotaxis protein, producing MSDRIDGRFEKYLPDRVRGSYALKFNVLLLVVVLVLAAAGGVVHLQTQQTVGADTEADVSGIADQQAAALNDWVSQKQATTRFIANDLEGDDANVSTRLERTFATLPTDVYSIHYVDVTAGEVVASTDDDRAGSTLSSDDTPWLSTLREGVDDVALSEPYEAGSEPVVAFSTAVGESGRAVVLTASLAERSQSFNSPTATGDVKVVGGDGDVVFDNRNRALLEPYTTSDGALPQGVQTARAGDTTFGVVSERTGMDAGKYATAYTPVVGTDWVLAYHVPRSDAYALQSQVTTSVVALVVIALVGVAAVGLTVGRRTSNALEEVAERANAIAAGRLDTDLPETRRTDEVGQLVGSFRSMRSYLRTAADQADALAAQEFDDDVLDEDLPGSFGDSLSEMHERLETLITDIEAARADAEQTREEAERLNDELEATANAFSEEMAATADGDLTRRLDPDADSEEMQAIADAFNEMMDDLEGTIQQVRDIADAVDDSSRDVATSAGEIRNASEQVSDSVQGISASAETQRENLDEVGDEVTSLSATVEEIAASADDVAQTVDKAAAEGERGAEQAEAAMAELDRIEETADDAIERVEALEDAVSSIGEVTDVITDIADQTNMLALNANIEASHADTDGDGFAVVADEVKSLAEETKESATEIADLVESVRGEVDDTVEDMHELGERVDTGTETIDDALSSLDDIVERVETANTSVQSINEATDEQAASTEEVVTMADEVRDLSDKTAEEAQDVSAAAEEQTASVTQVADRAGDLEARVEELNDLLGQFEVDDE
- a CDS encoding ABC transporter substrate-binding protein yields the protein MHEVSRRGWLAATATALTGGAGCLGLGGQDDPVTIGSLLPLSGAGTLATFASHHQRAIDAAVEHVNAAGGIHGRTVVHESADTAADPATAEDAYQSLVDAGAVAIVGAVLSNVTASLADRPAEDGVLLISPSSTSPSLASAGRTDDAKFFGRTCPNDRQQATAMAKILDDARYADAADATILYVDDAFGSALVDGIENATDTTVRATVPFAPSEPNATTRVDAATGGDPDAVVFVGTPGPSATVLNELVGADYDGDVVVSAGMSLDATDDNYEGTYTPSVASARTVGTQRLQRELSDLQPLMAYTTNAYDAAMLASLAGERASEVSSTAIAQSLRDVAGGTGHSVTVGQFDRASTLFDAGREVNYRGASGAVDLQADLEPLSSYLIERVNSGSVQTLELLQRSYFGGDGE